The genomic region CatcgtcccgccactgcttcatggcccccggtgaggccgtggagctaggagggtggtgtagcaactccctggccgcAGACAGTGCCCCAGGCGCAGCCCTTGATGCTCTGGACGTTTGCGCGAGAGTGTGCTGCCGCGCAGAGTGCACAGCAGCAGCTGCACCATGCGCAGGGCGGTTGGTGGCCCGCGGTGTGGAAGAGGCAGCCTCTTCCTCCACCATGAAGTCCTCGGGCAtgaaatcatggtgctcgacgatgtggaccatggtgccgagcagaaaaacaagcaaaaacctaaagcctaagcccctacctggcgtgccaaatgtCGGAGGGGAAATTCTCTGGCcgagtggcggaacgcacccgccctaaatcctaagatgaggatgggcctaagcgttttgcctgctagatggattcaggatgaacacaagaacacacaagggtttagagtggttcgggccgccggagcgtaataccctactccacttggtgatgtattgagcttgagagcttgtatgaacttgtgagtttaAGTGAGTGTGTGTGAACCTGAGTCTAAGTTAGCTTGAGAGAACTTGAGTCTAAGAGAACCTCCCTTGTAACGTtgcgtgccctcccttttatagctcaggggggcacgtacaaggatgctgagccccgacatatggGCCCAGGCGCAAAACGGAAGGAAGTAACTAACGCCGGTCACGCCAGGgtgatctccgagcgccataatgtctgtagtgcatatagtattgatatcctgcactgcttcctcggtaacgcgtgagtgatgatgagcatagtgcatgccgcagcacgggcgtactgcctaccaacggaatggacaggcacgccgcctgcgggatggcctggtcgccgcctgccagcggagtggacagggcacattaaatgctgaggtggcacatcgcatgccagcggagtggacagggctcattaaataccgaggcggcacatcacctgccagtgaaattgacaggcggcgcgccttatccgcaataaatgcagaggccgcgcggcccagaggccttacgtcaggctccgcccgctggcttacgtcacgggcagtaggccacgtggcagcatcgggtctccgcctgagcggggagcaaaagcgtacacggtatggtccggacacgtgtcggctctggaCCCCAGTCTGGCCTTGGTTAAGGCCTCGGTATTCTTCGTcctagaatcccgggaccctgctgtgagtggctcggaccccacacagaggggtccaaaacccatcccaggggtccggtttgcgcccgtggaggtcctggaccttacccggaggtccgaCCCACATATACAGGGGTCCAGCACTATCCTATGGGGGTCCGGGctcactgttgatgccttggagtatatcgtcttctctggccacgtggtgtCCCCGGAGCcgtccatgtggtggggtcgggtgctgtttgccacacgactagagatagccgtgtgggcaccgcgccttcatactgtagtaaggggtacccctgtttcagggtactgacaatgtccaactatgtaatcgctgtgtacgtgagtttctgatcctgacacgtacatggttcgcatttggtttgccttccaaaactgggtgtgacaactACTAATCAAAAGATGACATGGGATTATCAATTTTCTCCTATTTCGATCATAGAAGTCATTGCATCGAGAACATCTTCATGATGAAAAAAACCATTTCTACTAATCTTAAGTGTGACAATCAACACACAATTCTTCACCTCAATGGAGTTTAGTGTTCCCTAGTGTTGATGTGTATAATTTTGTTTTTTATGTTATTCGTAGATATAAATCATTTTATCACAATAATAAGTTGATACAACCAAAATAACACCTCCAACTCTATTATATATATGTTAAAAAATTACTTGAATGTGGTTCCAATGGACAAGGTTTAAAAGCTAATGCTAGATATGCATTAGTTAACACAAGAAATCACAAAATAGGACGCATATGTGCAAGGAAAGGGATATCATGTTTTTCGAACATTGACATCAAAAACCTCTACAAGTTAGGATTATTGCTCACCATCTAGCACAAAAGCCATGAAGAAATATGCGTGTGTTTAGCTTTAACATACTCTTGATTTCATTGTAAATTGTTATGCAATGATGTAACCTAAACTTGAACTAATAAGCCACCTAAGTATGAAGTAAAAAGTCTAAAAAATTTACATTTAGTTAGAGAATATCTAGCTAGATCACATAGAGAACTCTTTAATATAATCATAATGTATGTGATCAACTCTTGTTCTATTTTCAATTTGAGGAGAAACTCTTTCAACAAAATAGTAGAATGAACTAGCATCATCAAGTTTTTTTGCATAGAAATTAGGgcatacctatttgggttggatattTTGTTCTTTTGATTAACATTTATTTTTCTAGATGTTGACTTTTGCTCTTACCTTTTTAATAATAAATCTTTAGTATGTTAGTATATCAAGCCTGAAAAGCATCTCTCAATCAATTTTCATCTTTTATAGTTCATTTGCTCAAAATCCAGGTTTTCAAATGCTAGCTCAATAGTTCATGTATTATGCAATTCTTAGCCTCAAAGGTGTTAATCTCAAAACACAATAATAGAAACAATCATACATGTTCACAAAAATATAAAAAcaaaagtgatggacaaagttgtGTGTGGAAAACTATAAGaagtaacaaataaataaataaataaataagtcaAGAAGCAAACAAAAGGTATTTTAAAGAAATAAACCCATAGGATTTTTTGAAACCTCAAAGTTTAGTTGTGAATGATGAACTTCCTAGGTTGCACATGGACAAACGAGAAGATATAGTGATAAGAGAACACACCCTCTATACATAATCAAAAGCATAGGTGCAGTTTTCTATTTTTCCGTCGGTAATAACAACAAAAGCTTATCTCCCTAGAATTGGATGTGAAAGTAGGTAATTTCCACTCTTAGGACAAAATAACTATTTTTATTGTTTCCCTTAATTTTGTATTCGCTTAGATTTGCAATATTCTTACACAGTCACTTGATTCAGAGGTATATGGTAAGTGTTATCCTGGTTGGTAGTACATAAAATACTATCGAATGAAATAGTCATAAAGTGTGGCAAGATCCACCATTAACGAAGTTGATCTTCCAATTGTCAGTTCACATGGTTGTAAGTTCTTGTTGTTGATCCAGACGGTGATAAGGTGTGCCCATAAAAATGTTGCTAGGTTATCTGGCATAAAGTTGACATTTGCTGCAGGTTATCAAGACATAGTATATCTAAGTGTATATTAAAACACATATATTTACAAAAGATAAAAATAGTTTGTAATTTAGAATAAAGGAGTAAGTTTAATAGGTTACATTAGTTTTATATTTATTTTAACCATTATACCTAGGATTACTTTGACATTAGGCCTAGAGTTTAGGTTAAATTAGTGTTTGTCATATTATTTATGATCAATAAATATTTAAATAGTTTGTTTTTATTGCTAAAGTTTAATATGAGAAAAATTGGACAATAGTATATTGACATATTGTATATGTTATGTTTTGTCAACTAAACTTGTCTGCAAAATAGTAAGAACCACCTCAGTTGTAGTTAGATTTTGTATGCAGTCAGCCAATAGTCGGAGTATTTAGTGAACTCTGAGCAAGCATGACAAATAATTTAAATTTCTAGATATTTTATTGCCCCAATGATGTTCATTATGGTCCTATAGATATGTATTTGTCATGATTTAAGTCACAAATGAGGGGGTCCCTCGGTCGGCGACATGAACTCTTTGTTAATCCACAACAAATTGTTTAAGGATTTTAAGTTAGATCATGAGATGCATGAATGTGAATACTTGCTATAGCTTCCGACATGTAGGTGTTTCTAGAGAGTTTCTGTCATTACAAAACACACATGATTTGGTTGGAGGCGGTATGTGTGTATTACACCCGAGTGCAGTTTCCTGTTAGTGTTGTTTGTGTAGGTATTCATGAAGGTGGGTGACATAGTGGACTCCATGGCGCTGAGAAAGGTGAAATACAAATGAGAATTGTGAGACATAGGATTTTTTTGAGCGAATGGAAACTAAACTCATGACTAATGAATTAGTCCACGTCTTGAAGATATCTCTTATATAAACATGGATAGAGTTCTACTCGGTTACGATATCTATTGTGATTTATACTTGGATTGTAACCTAATTAGAACTATAGCACATAATCAACTTGTAACTCTAGCCCTTGTATATAATAAGAGAGTTGGGGACTCTATGTAAAAAAGTGATCATCGGAGAGATCTGGAAAACAGACACATCCAGAGATAACTCATGACACCAGGTCACAACATCAACTCATCTATACGCAACATAAGCATCACAACACCATACATGAGATAGGGTATTGGATCATCCTGTGGTAGACTATTTCATACTATCGatagttggtgcgccaggtaacACCTGAAGAATTTTTATTTTTGGGTTTTATTGAAGATATTTGAGCAAATTGTTGCTCAATGTAACTCGAAGCTCGGAGGCTACACCATGTCGTATACATCTATCAAGCAATGTGTCCCATAGTTTTTAACTTAGTTCCCATTCAAGATCTTTAAGATGATTCAACAAATTCTCATCAAGTTTAGAGGCTTGTGGTAAGTATGTCAGAGGGTTCCTTGAGAGCATGAAAACTAAACATCCAATTGTTGGATTAGCTCACGTCATGAAGATATTATAATACAAGATGGTGTATCCCTTATAAACATGGGATGGAGTTCTAATCGGTTACGATCTCTATTGTGATTTGTACTCATATTGTAACTTGATATATGTACGTCACATAACCAACTTGTAACTCTAGCACCTGCATATATAAAAGGAGCTAGAGACCCTATGTAGAAAAGGagactgttggtcacttgttctcaattactgtgaatcaaaaacaaggcaacacaaagattaAATATTAAGGAACTTCATCCTACGAATCATTATATTTGCCTACGAAGCATTATCTTTTATCAAATATAATGATTCTTGGACGAAGATGATGAAGAGTAGATCTTCATCTCTCATAGAGATAATATCGCAAAATAATATTATCTTATGAATTCACTTTATTTTCTATATTAAGGCAATGACATAGTTTAAATTACACGGTAATGAACCATTACAAACATTATATTACattagtaccttcggcttgctcgaaagaAAGAGTGCGAGAGTGACTTTTAATAAAAGCGTGAACAgtccgggggtactgttcatctatttataggcatggaacGCAGCCCAAGCAAAAGTACAATTATGACCCTGATATTTATACATTGttctaatacaaatattaaggatAAACATGTCTTTTCATTGCTGGATTGATTTcttgtatgaccttcgtgatcatcttaagcCGAAACTTTAACTCTTGTCAAAGCCCTGCTTTATTCCCTGCGTGTCTGTCACagctcactaccggaatccaggcctttgccgagtgccagaagatttgtcgagtgctttttgtcgggcactcgtcaAAGCCGGCGATTCCGGTAGTGGCTTCAACATTCAGTCCTTTTGACGTATCTTATCAAGATGAATCAAATGGTTTATTTATCGgaaggaccttcggcagagaaaGAGACCTCCAACCGGAACCATCTAGGTTTTTAAAGAGATACATAAAAAGACACATCTAGTGACAACTCATGACACCAGTTCATGATATAAACTCGTCTATATGCAACATAAGAATTAACCACCCTATATAGGAAGCTAGGTTTAGATGGATTCTTTCATTGTGATATCTAGTTTCGAACATATACGATTGCAAGATGGGTTGTGTTTAACTTCATGTGTGTAAACACGCTAGGCGAGCATGATGTTGTTATTTGTAAATAGGTAGGAGAGAAATCAGAAGGTAAATGCCATGTAAAACGATCGTATGTTTGTTACCACCTAGGACTAAAGGTGTCTCCGTTAGATCGGGTATACGGTCGTGCAAAACACTGTTTTGTACGGAGTTAAGTTTAAAATAGGTAATGACTAATAAGTTATGCGGTGGAATAGGAAGGCTACTTGAGACAGCCTAAATGTCGCAAGACAAAGTCGCTGTCCTTATCGGATGTACGTCATAAATCGCAAGTTGTTATGTGGCAGTAACCCTCTCGAAAGAGGTGGTAATAGGATCGAATCTAGTTCAATTTATTTTTGAAAAAAATAATTAATTGTGAACAAATATTTGAATTGCGATCTATTACCACCCTACCTGGCATCTTGTGCGGGCAACTAGGCAAGTGGCTTGTCGCCGTTTTCAAATGGTGGTAAATGGGTGATGGTCTCTATCTATCTATAAATATTAGCTGAGTGCATGTGCATTGCAACggaaatatataataccagtatactacgataatttatatacaaaatatgtgttataccgttatgagaaaatgttttataatcaatttgtgattctggtcatacataaattttgttattttaatctatttgtttcaccactactttgcaaccatcagtatgatGTAGACTttgatatatgtcacgattttcatggtctcatcattagagagcacgttccacacatgcagGAAGAAATTCTCccatacatcgttagtcatcagacacgtaccaccatacgcttttgcttaaacaaaaaggcaagtgtgtgtgtttgcgaagagaattaaagtcaAGTCAGCACAAAAGTTACCacaacggtggcgaggatgacgaactggtcattgttgtcggtcctcctctacgTCACCTCCTGCGTCAAGATGACGCCAcggtcctcgatatagtagtcgtcgaacgcgcgcgacataccgagtactgatgactcttggttgggctgtaaAACGGAGTGCACTCTgggctcatcagcaaggtagtacccctagccgttgcaccaccagatgtggtactcctctacatacatcatgttcaacgacactcacacaacgtcagcaacggccatcgtcccaacgcacaagaattcatggtcggtcagtagcgacttacgtggcaggttgggcttcaggtggacgatgagttggacgacgtgatggcgtcgtcgtcgaatgcgatgcccagaacaacccgagagtcgccgacgttggcgacgaccatgaggtccccctgcttgacgatggacagcgcgaagcaaccgctctgcaccgcgtccaagcggcggctgcgctggagcttgtcgtacatagtgcacatgcgaccacgtaggactgttttctagaggtcgaactggcagtcgccaagtttcttctcgtcgtcgatgagcgaccccaacgcgagtgcctcctgcaaatggtgtttgtttggggtttcaagtaagaaacatggattcatgtttggcgttggtttataaaaataactcacaagtcagatccatggaaaaaatattacgaagaataaatgtcacgcatgcaaaaaagaaatttaagttgaaaacattattcaaacaaaagaaattgcaagcaagactcttctttaaatactactccctccatccaaaaatataattcaagaatttcggtgatacttatctactactacgcattgtgcaaggttAGCAGGTGAGCTTGGGGAGAGAGATAGTAGATGTGTTTACtgttatagatgtagacataaacacgcatgtggtgtagtggtaactATTGTTGGTATTTGATTGGAGCGGTTGTGAGTTTGAATCCCCTTGGGGTCATTTGTATTTTTTAAATTTTAGCTAGACGTCGGCGGACAGAACACAGGAATGGACTATGCGCGGGGAGGAGCGAATCGGAAAGGCAGAACATGAAATAGCAGACTACTATtgtagccttaataagtagtagagatatccTCTAATATAAGAAAAAATAATATTTTAATTAGAAGATAAAGATACTGTAGATCCACACCACTAATTGCCCAGTCGGCCAGTCTGATTACCAACATTTTTATTGGCCTTATTCCGCTCCATTTTTCCTTCCTGCAATGGCTGTACAACGATGGGGTCATCCGCTACCGGACATTACTTGGCCCCATTCCCCCAGATTAGATGCCACGGACTGGACGCATTGGAGTGGCGAGATGACATGGGAATATATTCTCCCCCCGGCTTTGCCTTTTGACACATTAATTTGAGAATAAAGGTAACTTCCGTCTGCTTCCTCGATAAGCAGCTATACTATGTCTCATTGTTTAATTATTAACCCTGCGCGCCAGGTGGAGATTGATAGCACCACTGACTGTTTCCATCCTTATTACGAACGTGTTGCCGCCACTGGACTGTGGAGCCGTCGCCGCCGCTCATCAAAAGAGAGGCGGTAGGCCACAACCAAGGCTAGTTTGGAAGCCATAAAAACGAAAAAGATTGGAGGGCTTAAAATTCCCTTCTGATTTTGTAGAGATTAAAGAGTCTAAAATTTCCTACCGGATTTATGGTTTTCAAACTAGTACTAAATTAGAGTGGCAGGATGAGGCATAGGATGCACATGCCACACCTGACATCGACGTCCTGTACACACTCAGACAGGGCGAGACCTAGGATGCACAGGCAGGTTATGAAGGGAGTTGTACGTCATATATCTGTCATATGTCTGTCATATGTCTATCGAGGGGAGGAGATACCGAGTAAAAAAGACAGATAGCCAATCTACTGAATGCGTTTTGAATCATTGAATCaggtttttctttctttttttaatGGACTCTAAACATTTTATCAACTATAAACATTTGTTATCTGCCAAGCAAACACAAATATTATTGTGTCTCCGGGTTTCAGAAACCACTAAATCACGACACAGTTGGTTTACTAATATAGACAACATATATGTTATGAGTTTCGTTGACTGAAACTGAAACAAGAttattattttttaaaaaaaataaacagTAGTGTATCTGCGCCGCGCGTGCAGAGAAACATAACTTTGGTTTTATTTTAAGAGAGAGGGGGAAAGAATCATGGCTTTTTGACACTTGTTTCTCGACCATGTTGCTAGCTGTCTACGGAAGAGTAAGCAGCAGGAAAGCTGGAAATTTACCATGGCATCATGGGTACCAGTACCACTACCACAGCAGATGGGTCCTGGCCTGGCCCACGAACTCTGCAAGGTTCCTTCTCCCTTGCGCCCTGCTAGACCAGACCAGAGGACGAGATGTGAGCACGCCATTTCAATTCAATTCAAGGGCGCATGAACGAAGCCCACTCGGCGCTCCAAAGAATCGATTCCCACGACCGATCGATCGATCGCCAGCCAGCTTTTAGATTTGCCCCTGGCACTGGCAGGCACCGTCGTTCGATCGCCTTTGCACACATATGCACGATCCCTCGTGCTTTCCTCTCGTTTGCCAGCTTCCCGCGAAAGAACACTCCCTTCGGCTGCAGCCTCACGCTCTCCTCCTCTCAACAAGAAGGCGCAGGCAGGGGGGCAGGGTTTAGGCTAGCTAGCTAAGCTTGGTAGAGGCCTCAAGTTCAAGTATACCTTCCTTGTCGCCGGGTTCACCACCGACGCGGCCGCGGCGGACGCTTTGCCTTCCCTCCCGGCTCCCGCCACGATCCCCCTCCCCCCTGTGTACAGTACAGGCGCAGCCGCAGGGCCATCGGCCAGACGCTTGCCTGCTCAAAAAGTTGCTCTGTGGTCTGCATGCCGTTTGCAGATGAATGAAGCAGCCTGCGGGGATTCTAGCCTAGGTGTCATATAAGTGCCTCGCGCGCCATTGTTACCGAGCCAACCAGCTTCTCAAGTTTCAACAGTAAGTGCGCTAAAAAAACTTATCAGTAATGAGATTTTACGGAGTTTTCGTTCATGGAGTTTTCCTGATCGATTTCGTTTGTGCTTTTGCGGGCGGCAATGGAGATAGGTTCGGAGCAAGCACGTATAGTAGGTGAGGTCAACATCAGTGCAAGGTCGGGGCTCACCAGCTAGCAGCGGCGACCAAATGGCCCAGGGGCACGGCGGCGACCCGCACCACGAGGACTTCCAGCTCAAGGACACCAACCCGCTGCTGGGCGAGCAATGGCCCAAGGGCGCGGCGGGCCCGGTGCGACCCGCGGGCGGCGGGATCGCCGGCTGGCTGGGCGTGGACAAGCCGTCGAGCACGTACGACctggtggagcagatgttctttctGTACGTGCGCGTCGTCAAGGCCAAGGACCTTCCCCCCAACCCCATCACCGGCGCGCCCATGGACCCCTACGTCGAGGTCCGCCTCGGCAACTACAAGGGCAAGACGCGCCACTTCGACCGCCGCGCCAACCCGGAGTGGGACCAGGTGTTCGCCTTCTCCAAGTCCCGCGTCCAGTCCAACGTCCTGGAGGTCTTCCTCAAGGACCGCGAGATGCTGGGCCGCGACGACTACGTCGGCAAGGTCACCTTCGACCTGGCCGAGGTGCCCACGCGGGTGCCCCCCGACAGCCCGCTGGCCCCGCAGTGGTACCGCCTGGAGGAGCGGCGCGGGGAAGGGGGCAAGGTGCGCGGGGAGCTGATGCTGGCCGTCTGGATCGGGACGCAGGCCGACGAGGCGTTCCCGGAGGCGTGGCACTCCGACGCCGCGGCCGTGCGCGGGGAGGGCGTCGCCAGCGTGCGCTCCAAGGCCTACGTGTCGCCCAAGCTCTGGTACCTCCGCGTGAACGTGATCGAGGCGCAGGACGTGCAGCCGCAGGAGCGGGGGCGCGCGCCGGAGGTATTCGTGAAGGCGCAGGTGGGCAACCAGATCCTCAAGACGTCGGTGGCGGCGCCCACGCCCACGCTGAGCCCGCGGTGGAACGAGGACCTGGTCTTCGTCGTCGCCGAGCCGTTCGAGGAGCAGCTGGTGCTGACGGTGGAGGACCGGGTGTCCCCGCgcaaggacgacctgctgggccgCGCCGTGCTGCCGCTCACGCTCTTCGACAAGCGCCTGGACCACCGCCCCTTCGTGCAGTCCCGCTGGTTCGACCTCGAGAAGTTCGGCGTCGGGGCGGCCATCGAGGGCGAGACGCGGCGGGAGCTCCGCTTCGCCAGCCGCGTCCACGTGCGCGCCTGCCTCGAGGGCGCCTACCACGTCATGGACGAGTCCACCATGTACATCAGCGACACCCGCCCCACGGCGCGCCAGCTGTGGAAGCCGCCCGTCGGCGTGCTCGAGATCGGCATCCTCGGCGCGGCCGGGCTGCAGCCCATGAAGACCCGCGACGGCCGCGGCACCACCGACGCGTACTGCGTCGCCAAGTACGGCCAGAAGTGGGTGCGCACCCGCACCATGATCGGCAGCTTCGCCCCCACGTGGAACGAGCAGTACACGTGGGAAGTGTTCGACCCCTGCACCGTCATCACCATCGGCGTCTTCGACAACTGCCACctcggcggcggcagcaacgGCGGCGCCGGGCAGCCGGCGAGGGACGCCCGCATCGGCAAGATCCGCATCCGGCTGTCGACGCTGGAGACCGACCGCGTGTACACGCACGCGTACCCGCTGATCGCGCTGCAGCGGTCCGGGGTGAAGAAGATGGGGGAGCTCCGTCTGGCCGTGCGCTTCACCTGCCTGTCGCTCATGAACATGGTGCACCTGTACACGCAGCCGCTGCTCCCCCGGATGCACTACCTGCACCCGTTCACGGTGACGCAGCTGGACGCGCTGCGGTACCAGGCGATGGGCATCGTGGCGGCGCGGCTGGGGCGCGCGGAGCCGCCGCTGCACCGGGAGGTGGTGGAGTACATGCTGGACGTGGAGTCGCACATGTGGAGCATGCGGCGGAGCAAGGCCAACTTCTTCCGCGCCGTGTCGCTCTTCTCGGGCGTCGCCGGCGCCGCGCGGTGGTTCGGCGACGTGTGCCGCTGGAGGAACGTGGCGACGACGGCGCTGGTGCACGTGCTGCTGCTCATCCTGGTGTGGTACCCGGAGCTGATCCTCCCCACCGTGTTCCTCTACATGTTCCTCATCGGGCTCTGGAACTACCGGCGccggccgcgccacccgccgcacATGGACACCAAGATGTCGTGGGCGGAGGCGGCGCACCCGGACGAGCTGGACGAGGAGTTCGACACGTTCCCGACGTCGCGGCCGCAGGACGTGGTGTACATGCGGTACGACCGGCTGCGGAGCGTTGCCGGGAGGATACAGACGGTGGCCGGCGACATGGCCACGCAGGGGGAGCGCCTGCAGTCGCTGCTCGGCTGGCGCGACCCGAGGGCGACGTGCCTCTTCGTCGTGTTCTGCCtcctcgcggcggtggtgctctacGTCACGCCGTTCCGCATCGTGGCGCTCGTCGCGGGGCTCTACGTCCTGCGCCACCCCAGGTTCCGGAGCAGGCTGCCTTCCGTGCCCAGCAACTTCTTCCGCCGCCTGCCGTCGCGCGCGGACAGCATGCTTTGAACCCCC from Zea mays cultivar B73 chromosome 6, Zm-B73-REFERENCE-NAM-5.0, whole genome shotgun sequence harbors:
- the LOC103629725 gene encoding FT-interacting protein 1; its protein translation is MAQGHGGDPHHEDFQLKDTNPLLGEQWPKGAAGPVRPAGGGIAGWLGVDKPSSTYDLVEQMFFLYVRVVKAKDLPPNPITGAPMDPYVEVRLGNYKGKTRHFDRRANPEWDQVFAFSKSRVQSNVLEVFLKDREMLGRDDYVGKVTFDLAEVPTRVPPDSPLAPQWYRLEERRGEGGKVRGELMLAVWIGTQADEAFPEAWHSDAAAVRGEGVASVRSKAYVSPKLWYLRVNVIEAQDVQPQERGRAPEVFVKAQVGNQILKTSVAAPTPTLSPRWNEDLVFVVAEPFEEQLVLTVEDRVSPRKDDLLGRAVLPLTLFDKRLDHRPFVQSRWFDLEKFGVGAAIEGETRRELRFASRVHVRACLEGAYHVMDESTMYISDTRPTARQLWKPPVGVLEIGILGAAGLQPMKTRDGRGTTDAYCVAKYGQKWVRTRTMIGSFAPTWNEQYTWEVFDPCTVITIGVFDNCHLGGGSNGGAGQPARDARIGKIRIRLSTLETDRVYTHAYPLIALQRSGVKKMGELRLAVRFTCLSLMNMVHLYTQPLLPRMHYLHPFTVTQLDALRYQAMGIVAARLGRAEPPLHREVVEYMLDVESHMWSMRRSKANFFRAVSLFSGVAGAARWFGDVCRWRNVATTALVHVLLLILVWYPELILPTVFLYMFLIGLWNYRRRPRHPPHMDTKMSWAEAAHPDELDEEFDTFPTSRPQDVVYMRYDRLRSVAGRIQTVAGDMATQGERLQSLLGWRDPRATCLFVVFCLLAAVVLYVTPFRIVALVAGLYVLRHPRFRSRLPSVPSNFFRRLPSRADSML